The proteins below come from a single Euleptes europaea isolate rEulEur1 chromosome 5, rEulEur1.hap1, whole genome shotgun sequence genomic window:
- the CFAP410 gene encoding cilia- and flagella-associated protein 410, whose amino-acid sequence MDATAPAPGPALGNAADAAEAALVTPPGKPDAPAGTMKLTRKAVLSRAKATELGSVRKLNCWGSHLTDISICRELPNIEVITFSVNYISDLAPMSQCQHLTELYLRKNRIASLTELFHLKKLPHLRIFWLSENPCCGPDPHRYRMTVLRNLPSLQKLDNQLVTEEELSRALLEGEEITAPAAKFDLDNGCQNVTSESSATDFTAESENELMSFSLEETNKIRQQLGMKPVPRDKFSSFLPREVDGNRKNRNNILNAILLLLEELDSEGLEVVHQTSGNKLQALQRKELHEER is encoded by the exons ATGGACGCGACGGCGCCTGCGCCGGGGCCCGCCCTTGGAAACGCGGCGGACGCCGCCGAGGCCGCCTTGGTGACGCCTCCGGGCAAGCCTGACGCCCCGGCCGGGACCATGAAACTCACCCGCAAGGCCGTGCTGTCCCGGGCCAAGGCCACCGAGCTGGGCAGCGTACGCAAGCTGAATTGCTG gGGTAGCCACCTCACAGAT ATTTCAATCTGCCGTGAGCTTCCCAACATTGAGGTGATCACTTTCAG TGTGAATTACATCTCTGACCTGGCACCAATGAGCCAGTGCCAGCACTTGACTGAGCTGTATCTAAGGAAGAATCGGATTGCAAGCCTCACTGAGCTGTTCCACCTGAAAAAACTGCCCCATTTGAGAATCTTCTGGCTGTCTGAAAACCCGTGCTGTGGCCCAGACCCTCATCGCTATCGAATGACAGTGCTGCGGAACCTCCCCAGCCTCCAGAAGCTTGACAATCAGT TGGTGACAGAGGAAGAACTGTCCCGTGCACTTCTGGAAGGGGAAGAGATAACAGCACCTGCAGCCAAATTTGACCTGGATAACGGCTGCCAAAATGTCACCTCGGAGTCCAGTGCAACAGACTTCACAGCGGAGAGTGAAAATGAACTCATGAGCTTCAGCTTGGAGGAGACAAA CAAAATCCGTCAGCAGCTTGGTATGAAGCCTGTTCCCAGAGATAAATTTTCCTCCTTCTTACCAAGGGAAGTGGATGGGAACCGAAAGAATCGG AACAACATCCTGAACGCCATCCTGCTGCTTTTGGAGGAGCTGGACTCGGAGGGGCTAGAAGTCGTCCATCAGACATCTGGGAACAAACTCCAGGCCTTGCAGAGAAAGGAACTCCACGAGGAGCGATAG